In Platichthys flesus chromosome 6, fPlaFle2.1, whole genome shotgun sequence, the genomic stretch tagtgaaACTAATACAGGATAAATGTGACATCTTTTCATACTTCTTGTCGGTACAAGTGCAGCATAGGACAAGCTGACAAGTCTTTAGAAATGAATGCTTGCGCAAAGTGGTTAAACTTAAAAAAGTCACCTCTGTGCTGAGCGTTTGCTCTGCTTTATTCCCTGCATGTTTCATTCTTAAACTGTGCAACTGTGACAATGTGTGATCTTGTTCCATTTAAACCCTCGAAGGaccagacagagagaaagagaagataaTTGCTTTTATTGTCGTTGCAGAGGAGGTTATGATTTCTCTCTGGTGTATTTGATAATCTGAAGATAAACTTTATATCCACCATGTTTGGGTTTATTGAACACACAATACATTGAGATAAttcatgttgtgatttggtgtTATGCatataaaactgaattgaatacAACAGTTATAGTTTTTTGTAAAGTATGATTAATTTGCAGCAActgacaaaatattttttcatatcTAGTTTATAATATTTTGCTAGTTTTGGTTAATAACTATAATCTTACCCATTAGATCCCTAAGCTACTCTGCAAAAGGCATTGCAAGTTGTGCCAAAGATTTCTACAAAAACAGGGTACAGGGTGTATATCCTGAGATGGAGCAGGTTGTCCATCATGTGCCAAGTCTCCTCAGGCAAAGCACTGGACCCCAAGTTGCCTCACTTGTTACTTGCTTTGACTAAAATCGTCAGCCACATGAGTAGCTTAAATGAGTcggcctgcagacacacacaaagcctctTGTGTCCTTTAGAGCTGCTGTATGCAGGTAGCATTCAGAAATGTAGTCTTGAAGAATTTGGTTCAGGGTTGCATGGGGAAGGTTGTGAAGGAAgatgtgttttacattttctttgtttaaccCTGATTAACAACCTTTTAATCTTTTTTCACTAAAGTCACTTTAAGTAGCCCATCGCCCATGCAGGCCCCAGAAACAGTATCTGGAAGGAACAATTAGGGGCTAATTTCTAGATTCTACTTAtgtaaaacatttgtaaaacattttatccGTATGTATGTGGCTGCTGTGCTGAAGTTCACCAAAGGGACGACTGAGGGATTTGATATCTACAAGGTAAAAGTTACTTGGTAGTTTACtaattcattttgtgtgtgctgTACATGTTGCCTGTTAGGCATAACATTGTTTTACACTACCAGCAATGTTAAGTTCGACCTGAAGTTTCTGCAAGTAATATTAGAGCCACATTTGGGTTGCCAGATATTGTGCTGTCTGAGTTTTGAGGTTAATGTGATGTGAGTGagtggtgtctgtgtgttcaggtgacggtgtgtgtgtgtgtttgtgtgtgtgtgtgtgtttgtggcagtGCCTACATCTCCTGTCAGGAATCAGGAAACCCCCGACCTGTGTCTCAGATTAAAAGTGTATTAGGTAGGTATTTTAATTAGTTTGACTTTTTGTGTCGGTAttgacatattttttatattcctaCCAGCACATAgatgctgcacatagatgccaAAGTATTGAGTTCTATAAAGCTCTTTGAGTGGCTccatttcatctctctctctctatatatatatatatatatatatatatagagagagagagagagagagagagagagagagagtttccgCTACAAaatgagtgtgagagagagagagagcgagagagagagagagagaggatattTATACACACCATTTACCATTCAAATGTTgcataaattaatttaaatattcgATAAGTGAAAATCATTACAGGGGTTTTGAGCAGCTATTCCAGCATGTGCATGTTCTGCTCTCAGCATCTCAGCCTACTGGTGTCTGTGTGGAAGAGTCTCTTGAGGACAAGGAGCTGCAGGTATCCAGACAGAAGGATGATGAGACATTGGGTCGCCGACCACCAGTTGACGTAGCTGAGGTTGGACAGGAGGAGGTAGTGATCCTTCCCAATCCTCATGCGAGCCAAATTGTAATGATGCCACATGTGAAAGATCTCATTCTGGAGCCTCTGTACACTCTCCTGAAACAGACAGTGTATTTATTAGTTAAATATCACATATATTTGTGATATTGAGTGCGATAtgtgaaaaaactgaaaactttaAGGTTTATCAAAGCAGAAACAGAATTCCTTTGGATAACTTAACTGGTCAGATATATTTTAGCTGTCAGCAGTGATTTCCTCTACAAAATGCTCATTGactgtttcatttatttacctctcatttcacaaacaaagaaaatcctagaaaataaaaccagatgGGTGCAGgagttttttcttctctcccaaCGAGCATTGTGACGACCCTCTCCACCCTCACCTGGATACTTGGCTTATTCGTCTGTGCTGTAGGTGACGTCTGTTGCATCAGAACACTCCTGGGCCCAGCCTACTCTGACCTTCAGTGCCTTGCCTCATTCATGCCTCGCTCTCCCTGGTGGTGGCTGGCCCCAACCGACCCCCGACAGcagcatgtttttttcctttttgtctgcCTTCCACACAACCTTCAGTCACCCATAACTGCTCTACACAACTGACCCACTGGTTGCTACCGATTCTACTATTTCAATCAATTCAATTCAGCTTCATTGCTGACACAAAATGTTGATATCTAAACATACAtctaaaatgtgtaaatatgtaaatatgtaagggatttcccttttatttttaGCCTTTATTTTCCCTCCCTGCATTGGAACACTGCACCTGTGCAACCTTGCATCACATTTACTTTCTGTTGTCTGAACTACAGAGCTCCGATCAGAGCAGGATTCATGTAAATCTCAGAATATCCTTGTTTAAAGCAAGCCACAATTAAGCCTATAATACCCATATAGACTTGAATTGAGACTCATACCTCAATACCAGTCAAAGTGTTGTTGAGGACTTTGTGTCCTTCCTCCAGATCTCTCTTTGATTGCTCCGATCCTTCGTAGATGACACCGAAGCTCAGAAAGACCCTGATTCCTCCAAATTGGTTGTTGTGGTTCCCAAGACACATTCGGTAAAAACCTGTCAGGAGGAGACTACAGTAACTTTGTAGGAAATATTCAGTAGAGTATATAATGGATGGTGGAGATTGATCCTACCTGTCAACTCAGTCTGGAAATTCAATTGACCAACAGCTTCGTTGTGTGACGCCACCAGAACGCCCTCTGGTGAGTTGACTGTCACAAACAGCCGGTGATTGTTAGCCATCCCTGTCACCCACTGTACCTGTGAGTTCAGAGATACACACTAAAACTCTCAGAAGACAAAATGAacacctgcagagacaaactCACAGGTCTGGGATTGACAAGAAGGTTGGTGATGAACTAACTGTTTCTGACTATATATCTACTAATTGTGAAAATCCTGATTTGAAGAGGTGCTTCATATTCCACTGCTTCCAACAACTCCACTTATTGAAGCTGTGTtagaatataaattaaaaaaacatatttagtcGATAATTTTATCAGTGAGCTAAATTAAAATCTTCTTAAGGTTTTTAGAAAGGGTGGAATTGCTgatatgatttaataaaaaccAGTGATCTACTTCAGATGATAAAGTAAGGGTTAAGTGTGACGGACCAGGTTGTTAACAGTTGTTTACTTACCAATCTACCAGGAGTTTTGTGAGTTCTGCATCAAACATCAATCCTTTGTTCTTAAAGAGATTTTCTACAGAGGTGGAAAATAACACCAATCCCAACTCTTGGATTGTAACAATTGAAGTTAGAAGGCTAACCAAGTTAGCCTGGCCATCTTGTAATGTCACAAGTTGCAGTTATGTCTAACATCTTGTCTTGTAAATGCAACACTGGCTGAAGCTCTCGACAAGGTACCATCACCCCCACCTGCTTCCAACCAGGCAGCAGACACAACTTACATACTGCACCTTTAATGTGATCAAACTAGACACAGCTTAAAGCACTGCCACAGTTTTCTGGTTTTTACTCAAcattggacacattatataatttTGTCTATGTTTCTTACCACAGACAAAACGGAGATGGATATGAGTTCATGTCAATGGTTGCCTTTTACTTTGTGGGTCACCACAAATTAGTCACAGAACACTGCTTAAAAACCTTTTAGTTTCATCAAAAATCTCCACCTGGGCTGCCATGaatatttatcacatttttatcagaaacttttttctctctctcttattctgTAACGATCACATGATTAGAAGTCACCTTAGTCACCTTGAGAGTCAATGATATATTAAAATACACCAATGGACAGGCCCATCTCCTGGTGTGCATTATTTTATTACAGCACCAACGATTAAAGACGTATGTATCTCTGCAGACAAGATGAAATCCAGTTTACTGTGAAAATCCTCACCATATATGTGAAGTAGAAGTTTTCATTCTCGTTGGCAAAGTGCCAGAAACACTCCATCCCTGCAGCAGAAACCTCGATGGCAAAGTCATATTTGTCTGATCCCCTGAACGATCCGACGGGGTCCCCCTCGCTGAAGGAGGGTTCAGACTTTCTGGCCCAGATGCACTGAGAGCTCAGTATTAACATAAACAGAGTGTTCAGCAGCATGGCTgcagtctgaggaggagatggacgCTGCGTTCTCCTTTCTAGAGTGAAGGGAAATTATTAACCACGATTACAAACTCTCGGCCCCAACAATGTATGTTTGATAACATATCAGTCTAAATTTAACAAAATCACCACTTGTATTTGGACAGCATTAATCAGTAACGCTTTACCATGGTTCATGAGGCTCACTCAGTGCTTACTTAGTAAACTTTTATATTAAAGAAACTTTATATTTGtaagttgtttttaaagattcaaATCTTCAGTTCAGCTCAGAACCATATATGAAGTCACAAGGTGTTtacaacagagacagagtcatTTATTTGGATTTAGTCACAAGGGAAATAACATAATGTTACACTTATCGACTGTTTACACCCATGTCACTTTCTTCATAGGTTCTTActcaatcatttatttaatcaccaatttctcccaaaaaaaaaccACAGATCAGATTATATCTGCAAGTGCCCTAAAACAAGATCTGTTTACATTCAAGACTTCTATCACCTTAAGAACTATGACCAATATACAGAACCTCCTCTACTCACTGAGCAAGAAAGTAGGCCTCTGTATAACACGCACCGTTACTGTCCACCTCTACCACAGCAGCATACGCAGCTGTGGTGGATGGAGGCCTGGGGGCTGCTGCATCTTGACACGGAGAGGGAGCTGCGTCAGGAGAATAACGTGCAGGGGCAATGGAACCAAGGTGCCCCAATCCATCATTCTAGTCGTCATCATCTTCCGATGAATAATCCTGGAGCATCCCGCTCTTCGTGCTCCATGGATCAACCTGTGCAGCACCAGCGAGGATGTGATAGGTGTCTCTCAGGCCTTCGTTCACACTGTTGAACTCACTTCAACACTTCACCAGGTTCGCTAATCTGGTCCTAGCACATTTCTTGACCAACTCGTGGCCTGCAGTCAGAGTCATAGAGTTTCGAAAGGGCTTTTTTCACATTTGGGGAGATCTGGCCTGGTCCCCTTTGCTTGATGCCCTCAACCAACTGTTCTAGATCCTTGACTCTTTCTGCGAGGTGTCGACAGCGCTTCTTTTTTGATTTCGCATCAGCCGCCATCCAAGAGATGCTCCTGCATTAGCCCAAGATTTTTTCAATATGCTTTATGTAAAGCTGAAAGAAACATCTGAGAGGCAaaacaaattatgtttattCAAATCAATCAGTACGAATAAACTGTTTAAATGGGAAAGAGCTAAAACACTCTTTAAACATTTACAGATCTATGTACACATTAACATTTGTTTACACATTTACAGATCTGTAGACACATTTTCATCTTCAAAAGAATTTTCAAAGATACCAAGTATATTAGATTGAGTTTTGAGGAAATGCGTTTGTCCGTATCTAATGTGGTTTTATACTGTGAATATACTGTGGTGTGTACTGCTTTTATGTATGGCACCCTGACTGCAGTCTGTCTTGTCACTTTCTGATGTTGAAGGTATGATCTGCTGCCAATCAGGACATCACAGAGAGACATAGAGCTCCCtcctggaggaaaaaaaaggggcGGGGTTTCTCATAAACTCTCTGGCTGACCGAAAGTGACTGTTGAAGTGCACCATTTACATTCCACAGAAACAGGCGGAGTGagtttgtatggtttttaaTGTGCTTGTTTACTCTGGGTGTCAAGGTAAAACTGAAAGTGTTCATTGGGGTATTTCTATCATTGTCCTGTCTTGTACTTTGTTATAGCCTACAATGTCTTTGCAGTAAAAATGGTAGTTAAACTGTTTGAGAGTCTTGGTTTGAGTGTTGCATGTTTGAGCCACTGTTGCAGCCTTAAATTAAGTTGTACAAATTTTGCTTTTGTTGATATTTGGGTTTGTCTATGGGCAGGTCTTTGCCAGATAAACATGCTTGTGGACAGAgcatgataaagaaaaaaagtttgtgGGGGTGATAAAACAAGGGTCATCAGCAAAAAAGTCATTGTAGAGACATTTATcgaacataaaacaaacaaaataaaattatatacactcctgatcaaactcttaagaccagttaaaaaattgcatgaatttgcattttgcactgttgaatcttaggaaggttctaagtagagtttcaaaatgcaaaaagaagaaatgggaacaagagcccaaaagttgtgagcaggcaatttattgaaaacaatttaagggttagggttagggttagggttaaccctgggttagggttagggttagggttaaccctaacctaccctaaccctaaccctaacctacaAAAATGAAGAATTACAAATAGAAGTTACAGCACTTAAGAAGACCATTCAGTCATGTTTTGGTTCAAATCCTTTATTGCATCATATTGTTGAACTGATTCTAATGGTTCCTGAAAGGAGCTGAGTCTTGAAAAGCAGTCTTGATTAGGCGACACCTGCTGGGGGTTTTAGTGGCATAAGGAAAACTTCTCAAACTGTTCATGTTATTATCTGAATGTCTTATTATATTGTGTATAGAAGTTCAAGGACAAAAATACAACACCAGAATTAAAAATGGCTTCCAGAGCCTTTTAGTTTAATTAGTGGATCCAGGTCCACCATGTGTTTGGAATTCAGATCTGTTGGTATTTCTGACTGTGAACTGTGACACGGAGTGTTTCAGCAGCGCTGCTTCTCTTCCTCAGTCTTGCTGACAAAAAGTCTTTTGAGGAAAAGGAGCTGCAGATACCCggaggtgatgatgaggaggctGAGGGCTGTCGACCACCAGGTGATGTACTGTGAGTtggacagcagcaggaagtagTCGGCGCTCTTCCCCATGCGACCAAAGCTGTAGTAGCGGAAGACGTGGAAGATGTGGTTCTCCACTTTGTGAGTCGCATcctgcaacagcagcaacacacaggtCTGTATCTAAAAGTACCATATTTCTTGAAAATACTAATGTTACTGCTGCCTTTATTACCCCATTCACTTCTACTGGTCTATTAGTAATCTCCTGAGTATAACATCCCTAGGAGGCCCTAAAACCATTACAGATATAACAGCTCTGTGTTACCTCTATGATGCTCAGTGTGTTGTTCAGTTCTTGGCTGActtcttctgtcttcttcttttcctcttctttgctCCTGGCAGGGTCCTGGTGGCCGTCGTAGTAAACACCAAAGCTGAGGAAGACCTGCATGCTGCCAAAGCGGTTGTGGAAGTTGCTGAAACACATTTGATAGAAGCCTGGAGGGAAGGAGAAGTGACAATATACTGTAAGTGCACAGTAGTATAAAGTattgctgtgtatgtgtgtgactgacGAGTGTGGCAAAatgcagaaattaaaattcaatATCACTATCTACTCACCATTATGCCTATGGAGGGGtgggtaaaataaaaacaacgtTATCTGACGCCAGGAAGTTTTTGAGTGTGGAGGTTTTTTAGgtgatttttttcagttttcatcaaTTCATCAGTTAggtcttctttttctttgatttaCCTTATTGAGCTCCTTTGTTTTAAAGTcaaccatttttatttttatgtagtCTTGTGGTGAGATTTTAGcaatattttgttgttgtgacagATGTATGAACGGAAGGACAGAGGGACATACTGGTGCACctatggacagacagacagacctgtTTCCTCAGCCTTGAAGTTAATCTGACCCTTCGCATCATCAATATTTGCCACTAACAGACCACCAGGGGCGTTGACTGTGACGGACAGGTGTCTGTCATGGCCGACTCCCGTCACCCACTGGACctacacacaaaacagaaagaagacATGTAGAAAATTAAACTGTTCAGCAGACAAGGTTTGATGACGAAATAGTGCAGTTGTGTCTCTCAAAGTAAGGGGCTCCAGTTTGATGTTCCAGACCAAGACACAGTATCTGATATACAAGCTCCATAACTACTGAAATATTCATCTCATAGCTTGAATCCTGAGTTTTTACACTTTGCTGAGCTGGAATGATggcatcacaacacaaacctaatgaaattaatgaaaacatcagatcTGTGAGGAGCAACAAGAGGAGAAGGGAATATTCCTCACATGACTGGATGAAAGAAACTGTTCGGGCTGTTTATCTCCATCAACAATCAACTCATATTCACACAACAGGAGGGGTTTGGAAACTTTAATCTTATTAAAGATTAGTTTCTGAGGATAGTGAACTCCTGATGCTACCATTATGCCAAATGTAAATGTGGTGAGCATGTGTGCATGATGCACGCTCTTCCTTTCCCTGACCCAATGAGCTCTCCGTTTGGTGTTTAACGTTTACACCACATTAACATTTCTGAAATGCAAGTGTTAAAATTGTTTGGGTAATCGTTGTAATTCAAGAATACAAAACCCAGAGAGAActattttattacattacaatGTGTAGAGACATAAACAGACCTTCACAGAACCTGCACTGTCTTGTGGTAGAGAATTTAATTTTATCTGCAGAATTCCTTATTACATGATAATTAATTTAATCTATAGTGGGTTTATATgacacatcattttttttatgtaggATTGGGTATTATAAGAGAGCTTAACATCTAATTCTACATATCAGTTATATTACTTAGTCgtaataaaaaatgattactTCTACCAACACTACATAAACATCACACACTGCTATTCTTTCCACACATATACATTATGTGCAAAAAATGACACCTGAATACGGcatgattaaatgtaaaaataaacattttttgatctatataataaaaaaatgcaccTGTATTGTATGGTATATATAGGTATAACAGAAGATTTACTAAATCATCTTTGAAATAAATCAGTTCAAGTTGCTGAGAAAAACACGTGGAGGCCTCTGGCTTTCATCTCACCATGTAGCTGAGGTAGAATCGTTCTCCAGTGTGAGCAAAGTGCCAGAAACAATCCAACCCAGAAGCACGGAGCACCACAGAGAAGTCGTACTGGTCGGCGCCCCAGAACAGCTCCTGGTCTGTCATGTTGGGGTGTAGGTTTGTCATGGGCCCACTGTGAACTGGAGCCCATAACAccagaataaaaaacataaagggAATCCTCCACAACATATCTGAAAAACTGGAGACTTCACTCATTGAAATGTGAAGATAGAGTGAGTTTGTGTGGCAGCATGGAGAGTTTAGAAATGATTAACTGGGACAAAAACGTTGCCTCCATCTGTGGGAAAACTGGGCTGCCTTCACAGCTGGAGTCAGCACTGATAGAGAAATAACACTATGAAGCACTGAAGTTAGATCCAGAACGTCTGATCTCTACAACTCAGAATACTGGAAAGGGATTCTACCAAGAAAcaacaagtaaaaacaaatgGTACAATCTGATCTAATCATATCCAAGGATctaaacagagacacaggataGGCACTGGGAGCCGGTATCGCATTTTACACAACCTTGAAGGTTTGATGAAtctgaagagaaataaaaatgtcccaTTAAAAATCCCACAGTaacaacaactttattttttttaacaacaataTTCATTAAGATGAGAAATAAAACGATTTAAGATTCATTTCCAGCAACTACTCAAATTGGTGTTTTCATTAGATTTGTCAtgctttttacatttcattataGAAACAGAATACAAttacatacacaaaaaacatgCTTTAGAGGAGTGGTTCCCAACAGTTTGACAAAACTAAtctatgatttaaaaacatttagtgTCCAAATTTGAATCACTCACATAAGCTTGAATGATTCATGTGGAAGCAACAAAGATTCTCCACATATCCTGCATCTTTGGCCTGTGAGTAGGTGGAGTAATATTTTTTGCCCCCAGCTGGGATGATGTTCCCCCACCTTTCCTATTCACAGGGTCAGAAAACAAGCGACAGATATGGAGACTCAGCTTTTGCTTAGAGACACTGAACCAGTTTCATTTGGCTCAGAAACAGCCTCAAACCCGAGGGacaacacagaggagtggagtgCTCCACAAGCCCAGCTGGACTTTCTGCAGCGCCTTGACTGGAGTGGCTAGTTTCgattcaccaccaccaccacaaggAGGTACAATCTCTGTGGGGTGTTTGAATAAGTTGAGTCAGACTGAGAACTCTGCCCCACCCCTCCAGGTGCGTTTAGGTAGAAAGCTTGATAGTCTGAGTCCAGCAAAGGGGCTCATCCAGAGCAAGGAGGGCTGACCTCCAAACACCGACCTCAGGCCTGCCCAGCGAGTCCGACGTTCCCATGTTGGCTTCTCGTTCCTCAAACGCTCAATCTCCTTAcagataaagacacacaaactaatTACACAAAGAATATGAATCTGGAAGATCATTATGATCTGCAGAGCAGACAGACTACACATCAGTGGGTTACTGTCTGGGAGCCAGGCTGGTTTATCTACATGTGCTGTGAGAAGGTattcagagaaaaaaggaaTATACCCACTGCCCGTTGAGTGACAATCTTCATAGCAAAGAGTGACAACTGTTAATCAAGTTAATTAATGAAGCCAAACTATGATTCTGAGTAACACATGAAAAATGAccatgaatgaaagaaaaagagttaaattatgaaaaaataagATTCAATCACCTTCacgtatatatttataaaaatataatttaaagtcAATCTGAGGACCTATTTACATCTGAAGTCTGTCTGCTGTGACCACCTGTGATTAGATCTCACTTCCCAGCTCTATTTTTCAAATACACACGTTTTATCTGTTCGCAAAAATCGATTGTAACCTGTTTTAAACCAGCAGGAGGCAACAATGCATCCTGTGCCTAGCCCATAGACTGTAGGGCCTGGTATTTAAAGAAGTGGGGTCTTCCAGTTCATCCAAATTG encodes the following:
- the LOC133955824 gene encoding transmembrane emp24 domain-containing protein 6-like, with amino-acid sequence MLLNTLFMLILSSQCIWARKSEPSFSEGDPVGSFRGSDKYDFAIEVSAAGMECFWHFANENENFYFTYMVQWVTGMANNHRLFVTVNSPEGVLVASHNEAVGQLNFQTELTGFYRMCLGNHNNQFGGIRVFLSFGVIYEGSEQSKRDLEEGHKVLNNTLTGIEESVQRLQNEIFHMWHHYNLARMRIGKDHYLLLSNLSYVNWWSATQCLIILLSGYLQLLVLKRLFHTDTSRLRC
- the LOC133955426 gene encoding transmembrane emp24 domain-containing protein 6-like, with product MSEVSSFSDMLWRIPFMFFILVLWAPVHSGPMTNLHPNMTDQELFWGADQYDFSVVLRASGLDCFWHFAHTGERFYLSYMVQWVTGVGHDRHLSVTVNAPGGLLVANIDDAKGQINFKAEETGFYQMCFSNFHNRFGSMQVFLSFGVYYDGHQDPARSKEEEKKKTEEVSQELNNTLSIIEDATHKVENHIFHVFRYYSFGRMGKSADYFLLLSNSQYITWWSTALSLLIITSGYLQLLFLKRLFVSKTEEEKQRC